In Streptosporangium album, the following are encoded in one genomic region:
- the ftsW gene encoding putative lipid II flippase FtsW codes for MTTAETDRAPDFDSFNGRLARVRELLARPLFSYHLLLGVSALLMALGLMMVLSASSIEALQTRQSAFALFGRQLVSMTLGLLLMWICSRLPIRFFRLAGYPLMAFAALGLVLVLFIGASEQGGQRWIYIGELTVQPSEPAKLALVVWGADLLARGARAGQIEWRRLLIPLMPGLAIMAVLVMLGSDLGTTLVLMMIFLALLWVVGAPLKLFGGILSVIVLAAITMISSEGYRSERIEGWLNPQGTAQGAGYQLVQGKIGMGSGGWFGLGLGSSRQKWSWTPHAESDFIFSILGEELGLMGTLVVVALFGLLGYAGLRVASRVKDPFVRLAAVAAVAWIVGQALVNIGAVIGVLPITGIPLPLVSYGGSALLSTLAALGMLLAFAKHEPGAREALAARGPGPVARGLSWLGLGGPVKKRRPARARR; via the coding sequence ATGACGACCGCCGAGACCGATCGAGCGCCGGACTTCGACTCCTTCAACGGCCGCCTCGCCCGCGTGCGCGAGCTGCTGGCACGGCCTCTCTTCTCCTACCATCTCCTCCTCGGAGTCAGCGCGCTGCTGATGGCCCTGGGGCTGATGATGGTGCTGTCCGCGTCGAGCATTGAGGCGCTCCAGACGAGACAGTCGGCGTTCGCGCTCTTCGGCCGGCAGCTCGTCTCGATGACATTGGGACTCCTGCTGATGTGGATCTGCTCCCGGCTGCCCATCAGGTTCTTCCGGCTGGCGGGTTACCCGCTGATGGCCTTCGCCGCTCTGGGCCTGGTCCTGGTGCTCTTCATCGGCGCGTCGGAACAGGGCGGCCAACGCTGGATCTACATCGGCGAGCTCACCGTCCAGCCGTCGGAGCCGGCCAAGCTCGCCCTGGTGGTGTGGGGCGCCGACCTCCTGGCCAGAGGGGCGCGTGCCGGGCAGATCGAGTGGCGCAGGCTGCTGATCCCCCTCATGCCGGGTCTGGCGATCATGGCCGTCCTGGTGATGCTGGGCAGCGACCTCGGCACCACCCTGGTCCTGATGATGATCTTTCTGGCCCTGCTCTGGGTCGTGGGCGCCCCGCTGAAGCTGTTCGGCGGCATCCTCTCGGTCATCGTGCTGGCCGCCATCACGATGATCAGCTCTGAGGGCTACCGTTCGGAGCGCATCGAGGGCTGGCTCAACCCGCAGGGCACCGCGCAGGGCGCGGGATACCAGCTGGTCCAGGGGAAGATCGGGATGGGCAGCGGCGGCTGGTTCGGGCTCGGCCTGGGCTCCAGCCGGCAGAAGTGGAGCTGGACCCCGCACGCCGAGAGCGACTTCATCTTCTCCATCCTCGGTGAGGAGCTCGGCCTGATGGGCACCCTGGTCGTGGTGGCTCTGTTCGGCCTGCTCGGCTATGCGGGCCTGCGGGTGGCCAGCCGGGTCAAGGACCCGTTCGTCCGGCTCGCCGCGGTCGCCGCGGTCGCCTGGATCGTCGGTCAGGCGCTCGTCAACATCGGGGCCGTCATCGGGGTGCTGCCCATCACCGGCATCCCGCTGCCGCTGGTCTCCTACGGTGGGTCGGCGCTGTTGTCGACGCTCGCCGCGCTGGGGATGCTGCTGGCCTTCGCCAAACATGAGCCCGGCGCGCGTGAAGCTCTGGCGGCGCGTGGCCCCGGACCGGTGGCGCGGGGCCTAAGCTGGCTTGGCCTGGGTGGTCCGGTCAAGAAACGGCGGCCGGCCCGCGCGAGACGATAG
- the murG gene encoding undecaprenyldiphospho-muramoylpentapeptide beta-N-acetylglucosaminyltransferase, which translates to MRVVLAGGGTAGHIEPALALADALRRLVPDIGITCLGTERGLETRLVPARGYDLQLVPAVPLPRAITPQLLTVPGRLAGAISAAAGIMDRVQADVLVGFGGYVATPAYLAARRRGVPIVVHEANPRPGLANRLGARLTDHVFTGHQNTPLNHAEYVGIPLRREIVTLDRLSVGDKARSWFGLEADLPTLLVTGGSQGARSLNRAALAAGPVLRRAGVQVLHVIGPKNTLEQEPPPGDPQYVALQYVDRMDLAYAAADFALCRSGAMTCAELTAVGLPAAYIPLPHGNGEQRLNAEPIVQAGGGLMIDDADLTPEWIIQNVLPILSDPERVVTMSEAASRMGRKDADVTLAHRVLQIAAGGRA; encoded by the coding sequence ATGAGGGTGGTCCTCGCCGGCGGCGGGACGGCCGGTCACATCGAGCCGGCGTTGGCCCTTGCCGACGCGCTCCGCCGACTGGTCCCCGACATCGGGATCACGTGCCTTGGCACAGAGCGTGGTCTGGAGACGCGACTGGTGCCGGCCCGGGGTTACGACCTGCAGCTCGTGCCCGCGGTGCCGCTGCCCCGGGCGATCACGCCCCAGCTGCTGACCGTGCCCGGACGGCTGGCGGGCGCCATCAGCGCCGCCGCCGGCATCATGGACCGGGTTCAGGCCGACGTGCTGGTCGGTTTCGGCGGTTACGTGGCGACCCCCGCCTACCTCGCGGCGCGGCGGCGCGGTGTGCCGATCGTGGTGCACGAGGCCAACCCGCGACCCGGCCTGGCCAACCGGCTGGGCGCGCGGCTCACCGACCACGTGTTCACCGGTCACCAGAACACGCCGCTGAACCACGCCGAATACGTGGGCATCCCGCTCCGCCGTGAGATCGTCACGCTGGACAGGCTCTCCGTGGGTGACAAGGCGCGTTCCTGGTTCGGCCTGGAGGCCGATCTGCCCACGTTGCTGGTCACCGGAGGCTCCCAGGGCGCACGATCGCTCAACCGGGCGGCCCTGGCGGCCGGTCCGGTGCTGCGCCGGGCGGGGGTGCAGGTCCTGCATGTCATCGGCCCGAAGAACACGCTGGAGCAGGAGCCGCCGCCCGGTGACCCGCAGTACGTCGCGCTGCAGTACGTCGACCGGATGGATCTGGCCTACGCCGCGGCCGACTTCGCCCTGTGCCGCAGCGGCGCCATGACGTGTGCCGAGCTGACCGCGGTGGGCCTGCCCGCCGCCTACATCCCGCTTCCGCATGGAAACGGGGAGCAGCGGCTCAACGCCGAGCCGATCGTGCAGGCCGGCGGCGGCCTCATGATCGACGACGCCGACCTGACACCGGAGTGGATCATCCAGAACGTCCTGCCCATCCTGTCCGACCCCGAGCGGGTGGTCACCATGTCGGAGGCCGCCTCCAGGATGGGCCGGAAAGACGCCGATGTGACGCTCGCCCACAGGGTGTTGCAGATCGCGGCGGGGGGGAGGGCCTGA
- the murD gene encoding UDP-N-acetylmuramoyl-L-alanine--D-glutamate ligase, which produces MICVAGLGVSGTAAARAMAARGEEVVVLEGRDGERARATAAELAEIGVEVRFGEPAELPAGTSLVVATGWPPHHPLLVAAAKAGVEVIGEVELAWRLRPADAAPWLALTGTNGKTTAVRMLTSMLTAAGHRALAVGNVGAPIVEAVTGPADVLAVELSSFQLHRSPSLAPHTAAVLNVAPDHLDWHGSMEEYARVKGEIFARAGTVVHNADDEWAARLAAPYDGGTRKVGFTLGVPAPGQIGVVEDLLVDRAFVADPVRNATELASFADIRPFAPHNVANALAAAALARSYGVPAEAVRQGLLEFVPDPHRMAQIARVGEVDYVDDSKATNPHAAAASLAAYPSIVWIAGGQLKGADVDELVRRAAPRLRGAVLLGVDRERIRQALARHAENVPVVEVADQDTGVMDRVVTEAARLALPGDTVLLAPAGASLDMFPNYGARGRAFAQAVLARLDGSRHGAGEA; this is translated from the coding sequence GTGATCTGCGTCGCCGGTCTCGGCGTCTCCGGTACGGCCGCCGCCCGCGCGATGGCCGCCCGGGGCGAAGAGGTGGTCGTCCTGGAGGGCCGGGACGGGGAGCGGGCCAGGGCGACAGCCGCGGAGCTGGCCGAGATCGGAGTGGAGGTCCGCTTCGGCGAACCGGCCGAGCTGCCCGCCGGCACCTCCCTCGTCGTCGCCACCGGCTGGCCGCCGCACCACCCGCTGCTCGTCGCGGCGGCCAAGGCCGGGGTGGAGGTGATCGGCGAGGTCGAGCTGGCCTGGCGGCTCCGCCCGGCGGACGCCGCGCCCTGGCTGGCGCTGACCGGCACCAACGGCAAGACCACCGCGGTCCGGATGCTCACCTCGATGCTGACCGCCGCCGGGCACCGGGCGCTGGCGGTCGGCAACGTCGGCGCCCCCATCGTGGAGGCCGTCACCGGGCCCGCCGACGTACTGGCGGTGGAGCTGTCCAGTTTCCAGCTCCACCGCTCGCCCAGCCTCGCCCCGCACACCGCCGCCGTCCTCAACGTCGCCCCCGACCACCTCGACTGGCACGGCTCCATGGAGGAGTACGCCCGGGTCAAGGGAGAGATCTTCGCCCGGGCGGGGACGGTCGTCCACAACGCCGACGACGAGTGGGCGGCCCGCCTGGCCGCGCCGTACGACGGGGGCACGCGCAAGGTGGGCTTCACCCTCGGCGTGCCGGCACCCGGCCAGATCGGCGTGGTCGAGGACCTGCTGGTGGACAGGGCGTTCGTGGCCGACCCGGTGCGCAACGCCACCGAGCTGGCCTCGTTCGCCGACATCCGGCCGTTCGCGCCGCACAACGTGGCCAACGCCCTGGCCGCCGCCGCCCTGGCCCGCTCCTACGGGGTGCCCGCCGAGGCCGTACGGCAGGGCCTGCTGGAGTTCGTCCCCGACCCGCACCGGATGGCGCAGATCGCCCGGGTCGGCGAGGTCGACTACGTGGACGACTCCAAGGCCACCAACCCGCACGCCGCGGCGGCGTCGCTCGCGGCCTACCCCTCGATCGTCTGGATCGCCGGAGGACAGCTCAAGGGCGCCGACGTGGACGAGCTGGTACGGCGGGCCGCGCCCCGGCTGCGCGGCGCGGTGCTCCTAGGCGTCGATCGTGAGCGAATTCGGCAGGCTCTGGCGCGACACGCCGAGAATGTCCCGGTGGTAGAGGTGGCCGACCAAGACACTGGGGTCATGGACCGCGTCGTCACCGAAGCCGCGAGGCTCGCCCTTCCCGGAGACACCGTGCTGCTGGCTCCGGCCGGAGCGTCCCTGGACATGTTCCCCAACTACGGAGCACGGGGGAGAGCCTTCGCCCAGGCCGTTCTGGCGCGCCTGGACGGATCGCGGCACGGCGCCGGGGAAGCATGA
- the murC gene encoding UDP-N-acetylmuramate--L-alanine ligase produces MSLVKLVDPVAAEELGRVHFIGIGGAGMSGIARILLKRGVPVSGSDARGSDMVTELRELGGRVHIGHAASHIKNVDTVVVSTAIRDSNPELGEALSQGLRVIPRAAALASVMAGRTGVALAGTHGKTTTTSMLTVALQKCGVDPSYCVGGQLVTTGLGADEGAGGVFVAEADESDGSFLMLAPDIAVVTNVEPDHLDNYGEPRAVYDSFARFVERVGTSMVICADDPGSAALIPIARARNLKVITYGEAEDADFRVSGIVPDGLGISFVVDGRGEVRLAVPGRHNALNATAVIAVASELGVSFDEIRDGLAAFTGAKRRFEAKGEAGGVAVFDSYAHHPTELAADLRAARDVVASFSGSGRVVAVFQPHLYSRTRFFADEFATALGLADEVIVLDVYGAREDPEPGVSGALVAGKVPLPPGQVTYAPQRDVVPALVADRARPGDIVLTMGAGDVTELGPRIVAELAAR; encoded by the coding sequence ATGAGTCTGGTCAAGTTGGTGGATCCGGTCGCGGCCGAGGAGCTCGGGCGCGTCCACTTCATCGGGATCGGCGGCGCCGGAATGTCCGGCATCGCTCGCATCCTGCTCAAGCGGGGCGTGCCGGTCTCCGGTAGTGACGCGCGCGGCTCGGACATGGTGACCGAGCTGCGGGAGCTGGGCGGCAGGGTCCACATCGGCCACGCCGCCTCGCACATCAAGAACGTCGACACGGTGGTGGTCTCCACCGCGATCCGCGACTCCAATCCCGAGCTGGGCGAGGCGCTCAGCCAGGGCCTGCGGGTCATCCCCAGGGCCGCCGCGCTGGCCTCGGTCATGGCGGGCCGTACCGGGGTCGCCCTGGCCGGGACCCACGGCAAGACCACGACGACCTCCATGCTCACGGTGGCGCTGCAGAAGTGCGGCGTCGATCCGTCCTACTGCGTCGGCGGTCAGCTCGTGACCACCGGTCTGGGGGCGGACGAAGGCGCGGGCGGGGTGTTCGTCGCCGAAGCCGACGAGAGCGACGGCTCCTTCCTCATGCTGGCGCCGGACATCGCCGTGGTCACCAACGTGGAGCCGGACCACCTGGACAACTACGGTGAGCCGCGCGCGGTCTACGACAGTTTCGCCCGATTCGTCGAGCGGGTCGGCACGTCCATGGTGATCTGTGCCGACGATCCCGGCTCGGCCGCGCTGATCCCCATCGCCCGCGCACGGAACCTGAAGGTGATCACGTACGGCGAGGCCGAGGACGCCGACTTCCGGGTGAGCGGGATCGTCCCCGACGGCCTGGGCATCTCCTTCGTGGTCGACGGCCGCGGAGAGGTCAGGCTGGCCGTACCCGGCCGTCACAACGCGCTCAACGCCACCGCGGTCATCGCGGTGGCGTCGGAGCTGGGTGTGTCCTTCGACGAGATACGAGACGGCCTGGCCGCCTTCACCGGAGCCAAGCGCCGTTTCGAGGCCAAGGGCGAGGCCGGGGGAGTGGCGGTTTTCGACAGCTACGCGCATCACCCTACCGAGCTGGCCGCGGACCTGCGCGCGGCGCGGGACGTGGTGGCGTCGTTCTCCGGATCCGGCAGGGTCGTCGCGGTCTTCCAGCCGCACCTCTACTCCCGGACGAGATTCTTCGCCGACGAGTTCGCGACGGCCCTCGGCCTGGCGGACGAGGTCATCGTGCTGGACGTCTACGGCGCCCGTGAGGATCCCGAGCCGGGCGTCTCCGGGGCCCTGGTGGCGGGCAAGGTCCCTCTTCCGCCCGGTCAGGTGACCTACGCGCCGCAGCGCGACGTGGTCCCCGCCCTGGTGGCCGACCGGGCCCGGCCCGGTGACATCGTGCTCACCATGGGGGCGGGCGACGTGACCGAGTTGGGCCCCCGCATCGTGGCGGAGCTGGCCGCCAGGTGA
- a CDS encoding UDP-N-acetylmuramoyl-L-alanyl-D-glutamate--2,6-diaminopimelate ligase has protein sequence MRPSTSSPRPLSGLASLLGAPSGTSRAPLAAVSGITIDSRQVQRGDLYVALSGATSHGADFSAQALAAGASAILTDEAGRQAAVATGLPVLVVPDPRRVLGQVSAWVYGRPAADIMIIGVTGTSGKSTTSFLLEAGLRAAGHKAGLIGGVEIHVGELRSVPKLTTPEASDLQGMFALMREHGVTAAAMEVSSHALALGRVDGVFYDVALFTNLSQDHLDFHKDLDDYFATKVRLFTPEMSRAGVVNIDDAHGRELLGLSKIPMTTFSAEGALEADWRAVDVRLGGDGSSFRVVGPGGVEEKATVALPGPFNVANALGAIVSLVEAGVPLRTAVAGVGTLTGVPGRMERVSGGQDFQAIVDYSHKPGAVEAVLRALRRITTGKLTVVLGCGGDRDRGKRPMMGEAAARLADVAILTSDNPRSEDPLRILAEMMNGVLGVSQHERAHVIIEPDRAAAIDLAIGRAGPGDVVVVAGKGHEQGQYVGDEVLPFDDRQVVADAIVRRRNRTGPEDTYGE, from the coding sequence ATGCGACCTTCAACCAGTTCACCCCGTCCACTCTCGGGGCTAGCGAGCCTGCTCGGCGCGCCTTCCGGCACGTCGCGAGCGCCGCTGGCCGCGGTGTCCGGGATCACCATCGATTCGCGCCAGGTCCAGCGCGGAGATCTCTACGTCGCGCTGTCGGGGGCCACCTCCCACGGCGCCGACTTCTCCGCGCAGGCCCTCGCCGCCGGGGCCAGCGCCATCCTGACGGACGAGGCGGGCAGGCAGGCCGCCGTGGCGACCGGCCTGCCGGTCCTCGTCGTGCCGGACCCGCGCCGCGTGCTCGGCCAGGTCTCGGCCTGGGTGTACGGCCGGCCGGCCGCGGATATAATGATCATCGGCGTCACCGGCACCAGCGGCAAGTCCACCACCAGCTTCCTCCTGGAGGCCGGGCTGCGGGCCGCCGGACACAAGGCGGGATTGATCGGCGGCGTGGAGATCCACGTCGGCGAGCTGCGCTCCGTGCCCAAACTGACCACACCGGAGGCCAGCGACCTGCAGGGCATGTTCGCCCTCATGCGCGAGCACGGCGTCACGGCGGCCGCGATGGAGGTCTCCAGCCACGCGCTGGCACTGGGCCGCGTCGACGGGGTCTTCTACGACGTCGCGCTGTTCACCAACCTCTCCCAGGACCACCTGGACTTCCACAAGGACCTCGACGACTACTTCGCGACGAAGGTCCGGCTGTTCACGCCCGAGATGAGCCGCGCCGGCGTCGTCAACATCGACGACGCCCACGGGCGTGAGCTTCTCGGCCTGAGCAAGATCCCGATGACCACCTTCTCCGCCGAGGGCGCCCTCGAAGCCGACTGGCGGGCCGTCGACGTGCGCCTCGGCGGCGACGGCAGTTCCTTCCGCGTGGTCGGTCCCGGCGGCGTCGAGGAGAAGGCGACGGTGGCCCTGCCCGGCCCGTTCAACGTCGCCAACGCGCTCGGCGCGATCGTCTCCCTCGTGGAGGCCGGGGTGCCGCTGCGGACCGCGGTGGCCGGCGTCGGTACGCTGACCGGTGTGCCCGGCCGGATGGAGCGGGTGTCCGGCGGTCAGGACTTCCAGGCCATCGTCGACTACTCGCACAAACCCGGGGCGGTGGAGGCGGTGCTCCGCGCCCTGCGCCGGATCACGACCGGCAAGCTGACCGTGGTGCTGGGCTGCGGCGGCGACCGTGACCGGGGCAAACGCCCGATGATGGGGGAGGCCGCCGCGCGGTTGGCGGATGTGGCCATCCTCACCAGTGACAATCCTCGCTCGGAGGACCCGCTGCGGATCCTCGCCGAGATGATGAACGGAGTCCTCGGCGTGTCTCAGCATGAGCGCGCGCATGTGATCATTGAGCCGGACCGGGCTGCGGCCATCGACCTGGCGATCGGCCGGGCGGGCCCCGGCGACGTCGTCGTCGTGGCCGGCAAGGGTCACGAGCAGGGCCAGTACGTCGGAGACGAAGTGCTCCCGTTCGACGACAGGCAAGTGGTGGCCGACGCGATCGTCAGACGGCGCAACCGGACGGGCCCCGAAGACACGTATGGAGAGTAG
- a CDS encoding UDP-N-acetylmuramoyl-tripeptide--D-alanyl-D-alanine ligase, whose protein sequence is MIPLPLARIAEITSGALAGMADPRAVVRGPVVIDSRAVEPGSLFVAIKGDRVDGHDFAAQAVEAGAVAVLASRPVDAPVIVVGDTVTALATLATAVCAQLPSVTVIGVTGSAGKTTTKDLLARLTARIGPTVAPAGSFNNEIGHPLTVLKADEATRYLVLELSARYAGDIAHLARVAPPKIGVVLNVGTAHLGVFGGKEAIAQAKGELVEALPADGVAVLNADDPLVAAMAHRTDARITWYGRAESAAVRAEGVTLDERGRAAFTLRTPSGAAPVGLRLYGEHAVENALAAAAAAYELGLPVATIAEELSEAEPRSRWRMEVTDRQDGVTVINDAYNANPDSMRAAFGALDALAGGRRRFAVIAALRELGEESVALNEGMGRLAGGAGLAGLFVVGPDAAPVLAGARAAVDGAPAVTPITHVADAEAAGAALSALLAPGDVVLVKGPRAAGLERVAETLLGSDRR, encoded by the coding sequence ATGATCCCGTTGCCGCTGGCCAGGATCGCCGAGATCACCTCGGGCGCCCTCGCTGGTATGGCCGATCCCCGTGCGGTCGTACGCGGTCCGGTCGTCATCGACTCCCGCGCCGTCGAGCCGGGGTCGTTGTTCGTCGCGATCAAGGGTGACCGGGTCGACGGGCACGACTTCGCCGCCCAGGCCGTCGAGGCCGGGGCCGTCGCCGTGCTGGCGTCCAGACCCGTCGACGCCCCCGTGATCGTCGTCGGCGACACCGTGACCGCCCTGGCCACCCTGGCCACCGCGGTCTGCGCCCAGCTGCCGTCGGTCACCGTCATCGGCGTGACCGGATCCGCGGGCAAGACCACCACCAAGGACCTGCTGGCCCGCCTCACCGCCAGGATCGGTCCGACGGTCGCCCCGGCCGGCTCGTTCAACAACGAGATCGGCCACCCGCTCACGGTGCTGAAGGCCGACGAGGCCACCCGCTACCTGGTGCTGGAGCTCAGCGCCAGATACGCGGGCGACATCGCCCACCTTGCCCGTGTCGCCCCACCCAAGATCGGTGTGGTGCTCAACGTCGGCACCGCCCATCTGGGCGTCTTCGGCGGCAAGGAGGCGATCGCCCAGGCCAAGGGCGAGCTGGTCGAGGCGCTGCCCGCCGACGGCGTGGCCGTGCTCAACGCCGACGACCCGCTGGTGGCCGCGATGGCCCACCGCACCGACGCCCGGATCACCTGGTACGGCCGCGCCGAGTCCGCCGCAGTGCGGGCGGAGGGCGTGACCCTCGACGAGCGCGGCCGGGCCGCCTTCACGCTGCGCACCCCGTCCGGTGCCGCGCCGGTCGGGCTCCGCCTGTACGGCGAGCACGCCGTGGAGAACGCGCTCGCCGCCGCGGCGGCCGCCTACGAGCTGGGTCTGCCGGTCGCCACCATCGCCGAGGAGCTGTCGGAGGCCGAACCCCGCAGCCGATGGCGGATGGAGGTCACCGACCGGCAGGACGGCGTCACCGTGATCAACGACGCCTACAACGCCAACCCCGACTCCATGCGGGCCGCCTTCGGCGCCCTCGACGCCCTCGCGGGCGGGCGCCGCCGCTTCGCGGTCATCGCCGCCCTGCGCGAGCTGGGCGAGGAGAGCGTCGCTCTGAACGAGGGCATGGGCCGCCTGGCGGGAGGCGCGGGTCTCGCGGGCCTCTTCGTCGTCGGGCCCGACGCCGCCCCCGTCCTGGCCGGGGCCCGTGCCGCCGTGGACGGCGCTCCGGCCGTCACGCCGATCACGCATGTGGCCGACGCCGAGGCGGCGGGCGCCGCGCTGTCGGCGCTCCTGGCCCCCGGCGACGTGGTGCTGGTCAAGGGGCCGCGCGCCGCCGGGCTGGAGCGCGTGGCCGAGACGCTGCTCGGGAGTGATCGCCGATGA
- a CDS encoding cell division protein FtsQ/DivIB, producing MRDAGARAAGRGEAVNGVWRSAFLALLTVGVVGIAAWLVFFSSVLGVRDIQVRGNLGIPAQQIQQATGVPEGRPLATVDVPEVEERIMKIRQIQSVTVSRGWPGTLVVEVVEREPVVVVPVGTRYALMDRHGVMTEVRDVAPPTLPVLRVDHPQVGDPATGAALAVMEAMPDDLIPRIAEMLAPSPETVSLRLKDGRTVMWGGRDRAADKAKILVTLLKRPADTYDVSSPDVVTVK from the coding sequence ATGCGGGACGCCGGAGCCCGGGCCGCCGGACGGGGTGAGGCGGTGAACGGGGTGTGGAGGTCGGCCTTCCTGGCCCTGCTCACCGTGGGGGTGGTGGGCATCGCCGCCTGGCTGGTGTTCTTCTCCTCCGTGCTCGGAGTGCGGGACATCCAGGTGCGGGGAAACCTCGGCATCCCCGCCCAGCAGATCCAGCAGGCGACGGGGGTGCCCGAGGGCAGGCCCCTGGCCACCGTGGATGTGCCCGAGGTCGAGGAGCGGATCATGAAGATCCGGCAGATCCAGTCGGTGACGGTCAGCCGCGGCTGGCCTGGCACGCTGGTGGTGGAGGTCGTGGAGCGTGAGCCGGTCGTGGTGGTGCCGGTCGGCACCCGCTACGCCCTCATGGACCGCCATGGCGTGATGACCGAGGTCAGGGATGTCGCGCCGCCGACGCTTCCGGTGCTACGCGTGGACCATCCGCAGGTCGGCGATCCGGCGACCGGCGCGGCGCTGGCGGTCATGGAGGCAATGCCGGATGATCTGATTCCGCGGATCGCCGAGATGCTCGCCCCCTCGCCCGAGACCGTCTCGCTGCGTCTGAAGGACGGCCGCACGGTCATGTGGGGCGGCCGGGACCGTGCGGCGGACAAAGCGAAGATCCTCGTTACGCTGCTGAAACGTCCGGCCGACACCTATGACGTGAGCTCGCCCGACGTCGTGACGGTGAAGTGA
- the mraY gene encoding phospho-N-acetylmuramoyl-pentapeptide-transferase produces the protein MMEILIAAAVGLFLSMFGTPLAIRLFSRRGYGQSIREEGPSGHHDKRGTPTMGGTVIVIAALAGFACAHLVTWTEPTVSAVLVLFLMVGLGAVGFLDDFIKIYKQRSLGLRSGAKALGQLVIGAVFAVLVTRFPNNYLITPAETRLSFLRDFGPSIGIVGFTIWVLIMIVGFSNAVNLTDGLDGLASGATGVVLASYVLIGNWQLRNNCTTQLGPNCYWVRDPLDLAVVAAAVLGALIGFLWWNAPPAKIFMGDTGSLALGGVIAGLAITTRTQLLLVILAGMCVIITLSVIIQVGFFKMTGKRVFKMAPLQHHFELSGWAETTIVVRFWLLASLCAAAGLGLFYIEWMPKS, from the coding sequence ATGATGGAGATCCTCATCGCGGCGGCGGTGGGTCTGTTCCTGTCCATGTTCGGCACGCCGCTGGCGATCCGCCTGTTCTCCCGGCGCGGCTACGGCCAGAGCATCCGGGAGGAGGGGCCCTCCGGACACCATGACAAGCGCGGCACCCCCACCATGGGTGGCACCGTGATCGTGATCGCGGCGCTGGCCGGGTTCGCCTGTGCCCATCTGGTCACCTGGACCGAGCCCACCGTCTCCGCGGTCCTGGTGCTGTTCCTGATGGTGGGCCTGGGGGCGGTCGGTTTCCTCGACGACTTCATCAAGATCTACAAGCAGCGGAGCCTCGGTCTGCGCAGCGGTGCCAAGGCCCTGGGCCAGCTCGTCATCGGCGCGGTCTTCGCGGTCCTGGTGACCCGCTTCCCGAACAACTACCTGATCACCCCGGCCGAGACCCGGCTGTCGTTCCTGCGGGACTTCGGTCCGTCCATCGGCATCGTCGGATTCACCATCTGGGTGCTGATCATGATCGTGGGCTTCTCCAACGCGGTGAACCTGACCGACGGTCTCGACGGCCTCGCCAGCGGCGCCACCGGCGTGGTGCTGGCCTCCTATGTGCTGATCGGCAACTGGCAGCTCCGCAACAACTGCACCACCCAGCTCGGCCCCAACTGCTACTGGGTCCGCGACCCGCTGGACCTGGCCGTGGTCGCCGCCGCCGTGCTCGGCGCGCTGATCGGCTTCCTGTGGTGGAACGCCCCGCCCGCCAAGATCTTCATGGGTGACACCGGTTCGCTGGCCCTGGGCGGTGTGATCGCCGGCCTGGCCATCACCACCCGCACGCAGCTCCTGCTGGTGATCCTGGCCGGGATGTGCGTGATCATCACGCTCTCGGTGATCATCCAGGTCGGCTTCTTCAAGATGACCGGCAAACGGGTCTTCAAGATGGCTCCACTCCAGCACCACTTCGAGCTGTCGGGGTGGGCGGAGACGACGATCGTGGTCCGATTCTGGCTTCTCGCCAGCCTCTGCGCCGCCGCCGGCCTCGGGCTGTTCTACATCGAATGGATGCCCAAATCGTGA